The following coding sequences are from one Streptomyces venezuelae window:
- a CDS encoding type I polyketide synthase, with the protein MPGTEDKLRHYLKRVTADLGQTRQRLRDMEERQREPIAVVAMACRYPGGVASPEQLWDLVASQGDAIEEFPTDRGWDVAGLYHPDPDHPGTTYVREAGFLRDAARFDADFFGVNPREALAADPQQRVLLEVAWELFERAGIDPGTLRDTLTGVYAGVSSQDHMSGEQVPPEVEGYATTGTLASVISGRIAYTFGLAGPAVTLDTACSASLVAIHLACQALRQGDCNLALAGGVTVLSTPTAFVEFSRQRGLAPDGRCKPFAAAADGTGFSEGVGLILLERLSDARRNGHRVLGVVRGSAVNQDGASNGLTAPNDVAQERVIRQALTHARVTHDAVDAVEAHGTGTTLGDPIEGNALLATYGKGRPADRPLWLGSVKSNIGHTQAAAGVAGVIKMVMAMRHGQLPASLHIDRPTPHVDWEGGGVQLLTDPVPWPETDRPRRAGVSSFGISGTNAHLILEQAPAPSAPEGSETRRDLVVPWVVSARSPEALRAQARALALAFAGRATETDRMDTPVDIGWSLLRTRALHERRAVVVGTDRAELVAGLEALAAEEPHPALVTPPPAPLGAGKHMVWLFSGQGSQVVGMGAGLYERFPVFAAAFDEVCGLLDAELGGSVREVVFGGPRERLDHTMWAQAGLFALQVGLARLWESVGVRPDVVVGHSVGEIAAAYVAGVFGLADACKVVGARARLMGGLPEGGAMCAVQATPEELAADLEGSGVSIAAVNTTDSTVISGPADEVERVVALWRGRGRKTKALAVSHAFHSVVMEPMLADFTEAIRDVTFAAPRVPLMSNVTGREAGAEITAPEYWAEHVRQAVLFQPAITEVADRAGAFVELGPAPVLATATQHTLDAVADPHGEFEPVVTASLRHSDLPDDVAFAQAMARLHTAGIAVDWSGWFPADASPRTVDLPTYPFQGRRFWLADVAVPGVAPVADGKEAGFWAAVEGADVQALCDTLHLKDDAHRTALETVFPALSAWRRERLDRSTVDAWRYRVDWRRVELPTPAPGTGSWLVLAPKGGAEAWSRTCVRALEEAGAPVRLVEVGTGAERAELTDLIRSWRSTCADDDIPLTGVLSLLALDDGTGADTDTDTGARPGFTGASATLALLQGLLEAEAEAEAEAEAGAGADVALWCATRGAVSCGDTDPVVSPEQAPVWGIGRVAALEHPELWGGLLDLPGDPDTLDPAALYAVLCGDSGEDQVALRRGGVLGRRLVPDAPTGDETAPTAGRWRPEGAVLVTGGVGRLTEQVVRWLAASGAEHVVLLDTAPEDGRGSDRAERDSGLAAEVASHGARFTVLAPPYGSRGRAGGHDRTLAQLTDVDIRTVIHTSLPGELAPLAEVTPDALDAATAAAGELGDLVAADTVLYFSSVAATLGSREHGAYAAANAYLDALAQRHGDGGAGPRTVSVGWGIWDLPEDGDLARGAAGLSRRQGLPPLEPRLALSALHTVLDAGRGHGLVADIEWDRFAPLFTLARPTRLLDEVPAARRVLDASSDSAGSAEVAVKAAALRRELAALPVRERSGRLLDVVREQVSGVLRYEPGQEVEPEKAFKDLGFDSLVVVELRNRLRAATGLRLPATLVYDYPTPRALAEHLLDKVLPDGGAGELPVAGHLADLEEALAGLAVDDPRRRGLVRRLQTLLWKQPDFAAAPLPADGEDGQGGTDDLSAASADDMFALIDREWGTQ; encoded by the coding sequence ATGCCGGGTACGGAGGACAAGCTCCGCCACTACCTGAAGCGCGTGACGGCGGATCTCGGACAGACCCGCCAGCGCCTGCGTGACATGGAGGAGCGGCAGCGGGAACCGATCGCCGTCGTCGCGATGGCCTGCCGGTACCCGGGCGGCGTCGCCTCGCCGGAACAGCTCTGGGACCTCGTGGCCTCGCAGGGCGACGCCATCGAGGAGTTCCCCACCGACCGCGGCTGGGACGTGGCCGGCCTCTACCACCCGGACCCGGACCACCCGGGCACCACCTACGTACGCGAAGCCGGGTTCCTCCGGGACGCCGCCCGCTTCGACGCCGACTTCTTCGGCGTCAACCCGCGCGAGGCGCTCGCCGCCGACCCGCAGCAGCGCGTACTCCTCGAAGTCGCCTGGGAGCTGTTCGAGCGGGCGGGCATCGACCCCGGCACACTCAGGGACACGCTCACCGGCGTGTACGCGGGAGTGTCCAGCCAGGACCACATGTCGGGGGAGCAGGTCCCGCCGGAGGTCGAGGGGTACGCGACCACGGGCACCTTGGCCAGCGTCATCTCCGGCCGCATCGCGTACACCTTCGGCCTGGCGGGCCCGGCGGTGACGCTCGACACGGCGTGCTCGGCGTCGCTGGTGGCCATCCACCTGGCATGCCAGGCTCTCCGCCAAGGTGACTGCAACCTGGCTCTCGCGGGCGGAGTGACCGTACTCTCCACGCCCACGGCGTTCGTGGAGTTCTCGCGGCAGCGGGGCCTGGCACCGGACGGACGCTGCAAGCCGTTCGCGGCGGCCGCCGACGGCACCGGATTCTCCGAGGGCGTCGGCCTGATCCTCCTGGAACGCCTCTCCGACGCCCGCCGCAACGGCCACCGCGTACTCGGTGTCGTACGCGGATCAGCCGTCAACCAGGACGGCGCGAGCAACGGTCTCACCGCGCCCAACGACGTCGCCCAGGAACGGGTGATCCGCCAGGCCCTCACCCACGCCCGCGTCACGCACGACGCCGTCGACGCCGTGGAGGCACACGGCACCGGCACGACGCTCGGCGACCCCATCGAGGGCAACGCCCTCCTCGCCACGTACGGAAAGGGCCGCCCGGCGGACCGCCCACTGTGGCTCGGCTCGGTGAAGTCGAACATCGGCCACACGCAGGCCGCCGCGGGCGTCGCAGGTGTCATCAAAATGGTGATGGCGATGCGCCATGGGCAACTGCCCGCCTCCCTGCACATCGACCGCCCCACGCCCCACGTGGACTGGGAGGGCGGGGGAGTGCAGCTCCTCACCGACCCCGTGCCGTGGCCCGAGACGGACCGTCCTCGGCGGGCGGGCGTCTCCTCCTTCGGCATCAGCGGCACCAACGCCCACCTGATCCTGGAACAGGCCCCCGCGCCGTCCGCCCCCGAAGGCTCCGAGACGCGGCGTGATCTCGTGGTGCCGTGGGTGGTCTCGGCACGCAGCCCAGAAGCACTGCGAGCCCAGGCTCGCGCCCTCGCTCTCGCCTTCGCCGGGCGGGCCACCGAAACAGACCGCATGGACACCCCCGTCGACATCGGCTGGTCGCTGCTTCGTACGCGTGCGCTGCACGAGCGCCGCGCCGTCGTGGTGGGCACGGACCGCGCCGAGCTGGTGGCCGGACTGGAGGCACTCGCGGCGGAAGAGCCGCACCCGGCCCTGGTGACCCCGCCTCCGGCGCCACTCGGTGCCGGAAAGCACATGGTCTGGTTGTTCAGTGGTCAGGGCAGTCAGGTGGTGGGGATGGGGGCCGGGTTGTATGAGCGGTTCCCTGTGTTTGCTGCCGCCTTTGACGAGGTGTGTGGGCTGCTTGACGCGGAGTTGGGTGGTTCGGTTCGGGAGGTTGTGTTCGGGGGGCCGCGGGAGCGGCTTGATCACACGATGTGGGCGCAGGCCGGGTTGTTCGCGTTGCAGGTGGGGTTGGCCCGGTTGTGGGAGTCGGTGGGGGTGCGGCCGGATGTGGTGGTCGGGCATTCCGTCGGGGAGATCGCGGCGGCGTATGTCGCGGGGGTGTTCGGGCTTGCGGATGCGTGCAAGGTGGTGGGTGCGCGGGCGCGGTTGATGGGTGGGTTGCCCGAGGGTGGTGCGATGTGCGCGGTGCAGGCCACGCCCGAGGAGCTGGCAGCGGACCTCGAAGGTTCGGGTGTGAGCATAGCGGCGGTCAACACGACTGACTCGACGGTGATTTCGGGTCCGGCTGATGAGGTCGAGAGGGTTGTCGCGCTGTGGCGGGGGAGGGGTCGTAAGACCAAGGCGCTCGCCGTCAGTCACGCGTTCCATTCCGTCGTGATGGAGCCGATGCTCGCGGACTTCACCGAAGCGATACGTGACGTGACGTTCGCGGCGCCCAGGGTCCCGCTGATGAGCAACGTCACCGGTCGGGAAGCCGGGGCGGAGATCACCGCTCCGGAGTACTGGGCCGAACACGTACGCCAGGCCGTCCTCTTCCAGCCCGCCATCACCGAAGTCGCCGACCGAGCAGGCGCGTTCGTCGAGCTGGGCCCCGCTCCCGTCCTCGCCACCGCCACCCAGCACACCCTCGACGCCGTGGCCGACCCGCACGGAGAATTCGAGCCCGTCGTCACCGCCTCCCTACGTCACTCCGACCTGCCGGACGACGTCGCCTTCGCGCAGGCCATGGCCCGGCTCCACACAGCCGGAATCGCCGTCGACTGGTCCGGGTGGTTCCCGGCCGACGCTTCGCCCCGCACCGTCGACCTGCCCACTTACCCTTTCCAGGGACGGCGCTTCTGGCTGGCGGACGTCGCGGTGCCCGGCGTCGCACCCGTGGCGGACGGGAAAGAGGCCGGGTTCTGGGCGGCCGTGGAAGGCGCGGATGTCCAGGCCCTCTGCGACACCCTGCACCTGAAGGACGATGCACACCGGACCGCCCTGGAGACGGTGTTCCCTGCGCTGTCCGCGTGGCGCCGCGAGCGGCTGGACCGGTCGACCGTCGACGCCTGGCGGTACCGCGTCGACTGGCGACGCGTGGAGCTGCCGACGCCCGCACCGGGCACCGGGTCCTGGCTGGTTCTGGCCCCCAAGGGTGGCGCGGAGGCATGGTCGCGTACGTGTGTCCGGGCGCTGGAGGAGGCAGGTGCGCCGGTACGTCTCGTCGAGGTCGGGACGGGCGCCGAACGCGCCGAACTGACCGACCTGATCCGTTCGTGGCGGTCGACGTGCGCGGACGACGACATACCGCTCACGGGAGTGCTGTCACTGCTGGCGCTCGACGACGGAACCGGCGCCGACACCGACACCGACACCGGAGCTCGTCCCGGGTTCACCGGCGCCTCGGCCACCCTCGCCCTGCTGCAAGGCCTGCTCGAAGCCGAAGCCGAAGCCGAAGCCGAAGCCGAAGCCGGAGCCGGAGCCGATGTTGCCCTCTGGTGCGCCACCCGGGGCGCCGTGTCGTGCGGCGACACCGACCCGGTCGTCTCCCCGGAACAGGCCCCCGTCTGGGGGATCGGCCGCGTGGCCGCCCTGGAACACCCGGAGCTGTGGGGCGGACTGCTGGACCTGCCCGGCGATCCGGACACACTCGACCCCGCCGCGCTGTACGCGGTGCTGTGCGGGGACAGTGGCGAGGACCAGGTGGCGCTGCGGCGCGGTGGGGTCCTCGGCCGACGTCTGGTGCCCGACGCGCCGACCGGCGACGAGACGGCCCCGACGGCCGGAAGGTGGCGGCCTGAAGGCGCCGTCCTGGTGACGGGTGGCGTCGGGAGGCTGACGGAGCAGGTCGTGCGCTGGCTCGCCGCATCCGGTGCCGAACACGTCGTCCTCCTGGACACGGCCCCGGAGGACGGTCGCGGCAGTGACCGGGCCGAACGGGACAGCGGGCTCGCCGCCGAAGTCGCGTCCCACGGAGCCCGGTTCACGGTTCTTGCGCCCCCGTACGGAAGTCGAGGCCGGGCCGGGGGCCACGACCGCACACTCGCCCAGCTCACGGACGTGGACATACGCACCGTCATCCACACCTCCCTCCCCGGCGAGCTCGCCCCCCTCGCCGAGGTCACGCCCGACGCGCTCGACGCGGCCACGGCCGCGGCCGGGGAGCTGGGCGATCTGGTGGCAGCCGACACGGTTCTCTACTTCTCCTCCGTCGCCGCCACGCTCGGCAGCAGGGAGCACGGCGCGTACGCCGCCGCCAACGCCTACCTCGACGCGCTCGCCCAGCGGCACGGCGACGGGGGAGCAGGCCCCCGGACCGTCTCCGTGGGGTGGGGCATCTGGGATCTGCCGGAGGACGGCGACCTGGCCCGCGGCGCGGCCGGGCTGTCCCGGCGCCAAGGACTGCCGCCTCTGGAGCCCCGGCTGGCACTCAGCGCGTTGCACACCGTGCTCGACGCGGGACGGGGACACGGCCTGGTCGCCGACATCGAATGGGACCGGTTCGCGCCGCTGTTCACCCTCGCCCGTCCGACTCGTCTGCTCGACGAGGTCCCCGCGGCCCGCCGCGTCCTCGACGCCTCCTCGGACAGTGCCGGCAGCGCCGAGGTCGCCGTGAAAGCCGCCGCGCTGCGACGCGAGCTGGCCGCCCTGCCCGTGCGGGAGCGGAGCGGAAGGCTGCTCGACGTGGTGCGCGAGCAGGTCTCCGGCGTGCTGCGGTACGAGCCGGGGCAGGAGGTGGAGCCGGAGAAGGCCTTCAAGGACCTGGGCTTCGACTCCCTCGTCGTGGTGGAGCTGCGCAACCGGCTGCGCGCCGCGACGGGGCTGCGGCTGCCCGCCACGCTGGTCTACGACTACCCGACGCCCCGCGCCCTCGCCGAACACCTGCTGGACAAGGTCCTGCCCGACGGCGGGGCGGGCGAACTCCCCGTCGCCGGGCACCTGGCCGACCTGGAGGAGGCCCTCGCCGGACTCGCGGTGGACGACCCCCGCCGCAGAGGCCTGGTCCGGCGCCTGCAGACCCTGCTGTGGAAGCAGCCGGACTTTGCGGCGGCCCCGCTCCCCGCCGACGGCGAGGACGGGCAGGGCGGGACGGACGACCTGTCGGCCGCGAGCGCCGACGACATGTTCGCGCTGATCGACCGCGAGTGGGGCACCCAGTGA
- a CDS encoding helix-turn-helix transcriptional regulator, protein MTRTVGRHGADGLVERDAELAALRSAYEEEADTRGSLVVLGGAVGTGKTALLRAWTERVAPDALVLTATACRAERELPLGILEQLVRGCPELPTATAERTLAWCDEAACATATATLTAPAPAPAPAPAPTLPAPLRSTNTPALRGLCEALRALVAERPVLIAVDDAHHADAASLQCLLYMVRRLRPARLHLLFTEYIHQTAGNALLHSEFPHEPALRRIRLEPLSKAGVEAVLARRLDEETARNLTPLVHGMSAGHPLLVHALAEDHRSAGRAGEAYGRAVLGFLHRHEAPATEVARAVAVLGAQAAPALVGRLLDVDAASVARAVHRLTVADVLHEGRLCHPAFGAAILDGMPTEERRRLHGRVAALLHEAGAPADDVAAHLVAADRTDTPWAVPVFEEAAQLALDDDRVETAVDYLRAAYRRCRGVAQRAAVMGALADAEWRLDPAKVLHHLPDRSPAPDAPLPPHIPVTLPTHLLWHGRVDEGLDAICALAGPNPAGAPPMNAADLDTPWLWGAYLYPGHVKDRLGSGVLAAQRSAPPAATPELQGAGTLMQDLLHGSESDPVDAVDAAERALDRYRLGPRTVAAQTAALATLTYRDRPHRAAAWCDGLVAQAGERNSPTWQAWFTAWRALIHLRQGDPAAARQRAATALDMLGAKGWGAAIGLPLAAAVQAHAATGDVDGAASLLERPVPQAVFQSRTGLHYLAARGRYHLATGCHYAALGDFYACGTRMSGWGVDLPALESWRLGAAEAYLALGESLLARRLVDDQMTLPAPADGRTWGMTLRLRAATSPVPDRIELLDEAVAVLRSAGDVFELARAVGEQSEAVREAGETERARLLARKAELLARRWDTTPPPAVGPSPAAGPPPAGPVSPHPTGHPEPDAELTEAERRVAELAADGFTNREISRKLYVTVSTVEQHLTRIYRKLDVKRLDLQAVLR, encoded by the coding sequence GTGACGCGCACCGTCGGTCGGCACGGCGCGGACGGCCTGGTGGAACGGGACGCGGAACTGGCCGCCCTGCGGAGCGCGTACGAGGAGGAGGCGGACACCCGCGGCAGCCTGGTGGTGCTCGGCGGGGCGGTCGGCACCGGCAAAACGGCGCTGCTGCGGGCCTGGACGGAGCGGGTCGCGCCCGACGCGCTGGTGCTGACCGCCACGGCCTGCCGGGCCGAACGTGAACTGCCCCTGGGCATCCTGGAGCAACTGGTGCGCGGCTGCCCGGAACTGCCGACCGCGACAGCCGAACGCACGCTGGCGTGGTGCGACGAAGCAGCCTGCGCGACCGCGACCGCGACCTTAACCGCACCCGCACCCGCACCCGCACCCGCACCCGCGCCGACGCTGCCCGCTCCCCTTCGGAGCACGAACACACCCGCGCTGCGCGGACTCTGCGAGGCGCTGCGCGCCCTGGTCGCCGAGCGGCCCGTTCTGATCGCCGTCGACGACGCGCACCACGCCGACGCGGCCTCACTGCAATGCCTGCTGTACATGGTGCGCAGGCTGCGCCCGGCGCGCCTCCACTTGCTGTTCACCGAGTACATCCATCAGACGGCGGGCAACGCGCTGCTCCACAGCGAGTTTCCGCACGAGCCCGCGCTGCGGCGGATCCGTCTCGAGCCGTTGTCGAAGGCCGGGGTGGAAGCCGTGCTCGCGAGGCGACTCGACGAGGAGACGGCGCGGAACCTCACTCCTCTCGTCCACGGCATGAGCGCGGGCCACCCGCTCCTCGTCCACGCGCTGGCCGAGGACCACCGGTCGGCGGGCCGCGCCGGGGAGGCGTACGGGCGGGCGGTGCTCGGCTTCCTCCACCGACACGAGGCACCGGCGACCGAAGTCGCCCGTGCCGTCGCCGTGTTGGGAGCCCAGGCGGCCCCCGCGCTGGTCGGTCGGCTTCTCGATGTGGACGCCGCTTCCGTGGCCCGCGCCGTGCACCGGCTCACCGTCGCGGACGTGCTGCACGAGGGACGCCTGTGCCATCCGGCGTTCGGGGCGGCGATCCTGGACGGGATGCCCACGGAGGAGCGTCGCAGGCTGCACGGGCGGGTGGCCGCGCTCCTGCACGAGGCAGGCGCCCCGGCCGACGATGTGGCCGCCCACCTCGTCGCCGCGGACCGGACGGACACGCCGTGGGCGGTTCCCGTGTTCGAGGAAGCGGCCCAACTCGCCCTGGACGATGACCGGGTGGAGACGGCGGTGGACTACCTGCGGGCCGCGTACCGGAGGTGCCGGGGCGTCGCGCAGCGGGCCGCGGTCATGGGCGCGCTCGCCGACGCGGAATGGCGCCTGGACCCCGCGAAGGTCCTCCACCACCTCCCCGACCGGTCCCCGGCCCCGGACGCGCCCCTCCCACCCCACATTCCCGTCACCCTCCCCACCCACCTCCTCTGGCATGGACGCGTCGACGAAGGACTGGATGCCATCTGTGCGCTAGCCGGTCCGAATCCGGCCGGCGCACCGCCCATGAACGCCGCGGACCTCGACACCCCGTGGCTCTGGGGCGCCTACCTCTACCCCGGGCACGTCAAGGACCGGCTCGGCTCCGGCGTGCTGGCCGCGCAGCGTTCGGCACCGCCCGCCGCCACCCCCGAACTGCAGGGCGCGGGCACCCTGATGCAGGACCTGCTGCACGGCAGTGAGAGCGACCCGGTCGACGCCGTCGACGCGGCGGAACGCGCCCTCGACCGCTACCGCCTCGGCCCCCGCACCGTCGCCGCCCAGACCGCCGCCCTGGCCACGCTCACCTACCGCGACCGGCCGCACCGGGCCGCCGCCTGGTGCGACGGGCTCGTCGCGCAGGCCGGAGAACGCAACAGCCCCACCTGGCAGGCCTGGTTCACCGCGTGGCGTGCCCTCATCCATCTGCGCCAGGGCGACCCGGCTGCGGCACGACAGCGCGCCGCCACCGCACTGGACATGCTCGGCGCCAAGGGCTGGGGAGCCGCGATCGGCCTCCCGCTCGCCGCCGCCGTACAGGCCCACGCGGCCACCGGAGACGTCGACGGCGCGGCGTCCCTCCTCGAACGGCCCGTGCCCCAGGCGGTGTTCCAGTCCCGCACGGGGTTGCACTATCTGGCGGCTCGTGGCCGCTACCACCTGGCCACCGGATGTCATTACGCCGCCCTGGGCGACTTCTACGCCTGCGGTACGCGCATGAGCGGCTGGGGCGTCGACCTGCCCGCGCTGGAATCGTGGCGGCTCGGTGCCGCCGAGGCGTACCTGGCCCTCGGTGAGTCCCTCCTGGCCCGCCGGCTCGTCGACGACCAGATGACGTTGCCCGCTCCGGCCGACGGCCGCACCTGGGGCATGACGCTGCGGCTGCGGGCCGCCACATCCCCCGTACCGGACCGCATCGAGCTGCTCGACGAGGCCGTCGCCGTGCTCAGGAGTGCCGGTGACGTGTTCGAGCTGGCGCGGGCCGTGGGAGAGCAGAGTGAGGCCGTACGGGAGGCGGGAGAGACGGAACGCGCGCGGCTGCTCGCCCGCAAGGCCGAGCTCCTGGCCCGTCGCTGGGACACCACGCCCCCGCCCGCGGTCGGCCCCTCGCCCGCTGCCGGGCCGCCCCCGGCCGGTCCCGTGTCGCCGCACCCGACCGGCCACCCCGAACCGGACGCCGAGCTGACCGAGGCCGAACGCCGCGTGGCCGAACTGGCCGCCGACGGGTTCACCAACCGGGAGATCTCCCGCAAGCTGTACGTCACGGTCAGCACCGTCGAACAGCACCTGACCAGGATCTACCGGAAGCTCGACGTCAAACGGCTGGACCTGCAGGCAGTGCTGCGGTAG
- a CDS encoding CGNR zinc finger domain-containing protein, giving the protein MHLDHVFVCGHPALDFAATLRARRSTRFEMFVTPERLNAWYLESGLVDAITPAEESDVRAATTVREAVYRLLTDRRLGDGFDREALAVLNAAARRTPVTPQLALAGRHNEATPDQALATVARQAVELLGGPDIPLLKECGNPECTRVYIDRSRGMRRQWCGMESCGNKIKAAAYRARKKTGA; this is encoded by the coding sequence GTGCATCTCGACCACGTCTTCGTCTGCGGACACCCTGCCCTCGACTTCGCGGCCACGCTCCGCGCGCGACGCTCCACGCGGTTCGAGATGTTCGTGACGCCGGAGCGGCTCAACGCCTGGTATCTGGAGTCCGGGCTCGTGGACGCGATCACGCCCGCGGAGGAGAGCGACGTCCGGGCGGCGACGACCGTACGCGAGGCGGTCTACCGGCTCCTCACCGACCGCCGTCTCGGCGACGGCTTCGACCGCGAGGCGCTCGCCGTGCTCAACGCCGCCGCCCGCCGGACCCCCGTGACACCCCAGCTCGCACTGGCCGGGCGGCACAACGAGGCGACCCCCGACCAGGCTCTCGCGACCGTGGCCCGCCAGGCCGTCGAACTGCTCGGCGGCCCGGACATACCGCTGCTCAAGGAGTGCGGCAACCCCGAGTGCACCCGGGTCTACATCGACCGCTCCCGCGGCATGCGGCGCCAGTGGTGCGGCATGGAGTCCTGCGGCAACAAGATCAAGGCCGCCGCGTACCGCGCGCGGAAGAAGACCGGGGCATGA
- a CDS encoding ABC-F family ATP-binding cassette domain-containing protein translates to MSQPQSQHQHQPSARPQHALLAHDVVRDFGGRRVLDGVSLTASPGHRIGLIGENGVGKSTLLRILAGVDEPDTGSVVRPAELGFLHQEMPFDTDSTIAAVLDDALREAREDLAELGRLSEEIARVPEDTPAHRELLDVYGRRLEQAQDRESWDADRRAALVLEGLGLGSLTHDRTLGSLSGGQRGRLALAALLVRRPTALLLDEPTNHLDDGAAAFLEEQLRDLPGTVVAASHDRAFLDAVCTDLIDLDPAVGGPVRHGGNYSAYVGAKRAERARWEQRHADEQEELRALRHSAGVTARRVAPDRGPRDSEKMGYGHRAGRVQSQISRRLRNATRRLDELERVQVPAPPRPLRFAAEVLSARTTAQVESIGRAEDDPEPLVSLRDVRVPGRLALDALDVAAGERLLVTGANGAGKSTLLAVLAGRLAAEGEVRRREHLTVGLLAQDTVFARPERTARDTYARGLGPERAEAVPLVSLGLVHAADLDKPVGTLSVGQRRRLALALLVARPPQLLLLDEPTNHLSPRLCDELEEAMNPGSGPEDGTGAIVIASHDRWLRRRWEGHTLRLPR, encoded by the coding sequence ATGTCTCAGCCCCAGTCGCAGCACCAGCACCAGCCCTCGGCCCGGCCCCAACACGCCCTGCTCGCCCACGACGTCGTGCGCGACTTCGGGGGCCGTCGCGTACTCGACGGCGTCTCCCTGACCGCCTCCCCGGGCCATCGCATCGGCCTGATCGGCGAGAACGGCGTCGGCAAGTCCACGCTGCTGCGGATCCTCGCCGGTGTGGACGAGCCCGACACCGGCAGCGTCGTCCGGCCCGCCGAGCTCGGCTTCCTGCACCAGGAGATGCCCTTCGACACCGACTCGACCATCGCGGCCGTCCTCGACGACGCGTTGCGCGAGGCCCGTGAGGACTTGGCGGAGCTCGGACGGCTGAGTGAGGAGATCGCCCGCGTACCCGAGGACACGCCCGCCCACCGGGAGCTCCTCGACGTCTACGGCCGACGGCTCGAACAGGCGCAGGACCGCGAGTCCTGGGACGCCGACCGCCGGGCCGCGCTGGTCCTCGAAGGGCTCGGCCTGGGCTCCCTCACGCACGACCGTACGCTCGGCTCGCTGTCCGGCGGGCAGCGCGGCCGGCTCGCGCTGGCCGCGCTGCTCGTACGGCGGCCGACGGCGCTGCTCCTCGACGAGCCGACCAACCACCTCGACGACGGCGCCGCCGCCTTCCTGGAGGAGCAGCTGCGCGACCTGCCCGGCACGGTGGTGGCCGCCAGTCACGACCGCGCGTTCCTCGACGCCGTCTGCACCGACCTGATCGACCTCGACCCGGCGGTCGGAGGGCCGGTCCGCCACGGCGGCAACTACTCGGCGTACGTGGGCGCGAAGCGCGCCGAGCGGGCGCGCTGGGAACAGCGTCACGCCGATGAGCAGGAAGAACTGCGGGCGTTGCGGCACTCGGCGGGTGTCACCGCCCGCCGGGTGGCCCCTGACCGCGGGCCGCGCGACAGCGAGAAGATGGGCTACGGCCATCGGGCGGGCCGGGTGCAGAGCCAGATCTCCCGCCGGTTGCGCAACGCCACGCGGCGCCTGGACGAGTTGGAGCGCGTCCAGGTGCCCGCGCCGCCGCGGCCACTGCGGTTCGCTGCGGAAGTGCTGAGTGCGCGGACGACTGCCCAAGTTGAGTCCATCGGGCGTGCGGAGGACGACCCGGAGCCGTTGGTCTCGTTGCGTGACGTGCGGGTGCCCGGTCGGCTCGCGCTGGACGCGCTTGACGTGGCGGCGGGCGAGCGGCTGCTGGTGACGGGTGCGAACGGGGCGGGCAAGTCGACGTTGCTCGCCGTGCTCGCCGGGCGCCTCGCCGCCGAGGGGGAGGTACGTCGACGGGAGCACCTGACGGTGGGGCTGCTCGCCCAGGACACGGTGTTCGCGCGGCCCGAACGTACGGCCCGGGACACGTATGCACGGGGGCTGGGGCCGGAGCGGGCCGAGGCGGTTCCGCTGGTGTCGCTCGGCCTGGTCCACGCGGCCGACCTGGACAAACCCGTCGGCACCCTGTCTGTAGGTCAGCGTCGACGGCTCGCGCTCGCCCTCCTGGTGGCCCGTCCGCCCCAGCTGCTCCTGCTCGACGAGCCGACCAACCACCTCTCGCCGCGCCTGTGCGACGAACTGGAGGAGGCGATGAACCCCGGCTCCGGTCCGGAGGACGGCACCGGGGCCATCGTCATCGCGAGCCACGACCGCTGGCTGCGGCGGCGGTGGGAGGGGCACACGCTCCGGCTGCCGAGATAG